From Lycium ferocissimum isolate CSIRO_LF1 chromosome 12, AGI_CSIRO_Lferr_CH_V1, whole genome shotgun sequence, one genomic window encodes:
- the LOC132039959 gene encoding NADH dehydrogenase [ubiquinone] 1 alpha subcomplex subunit 6: MAQMVRNMRVPPNSVTLSEAKKRTLEFFRLCCRSIPEIMDIYNLYDVVSPSQLRSAVAAEVRKNSNVTNPKVIDMLLFKGMEELKNCVDHSKQRHHLVGKYVVGNQGLVQDLGHKDQGASNFLKNFYSSNYF; encoded by the exons atggCGCAAATGGTGAGAAACATGAGGGTCCCACCAAATTCAGTTACTTTATCAGAGGCTAAGAAGAGGACATTAGAATTCTTTAGGTTGTGTTGCAGATCCATCCCTGAAATTATGGATATTTACAACTTATACGATGTCGTTTCGCCCTCTCAACTCCGTTCCGCTGTAGCTGCTGAAGTTCGTAAAAATTCCAACGTTACTAATCCTAAG GTAATTGACATGCTGCTGTTTAAGGGCATGGAAGAGCTGAAGAACTGTGTGGACCACTCAAAGCAGAGGCACCATCTTGTTGGCAAATACGTCGTAGGTAACCAAGGTCTTGTTCAGGACCTTGGACACAAAGATCAGGGTGCCTCTAATTTCCTGAAAAACTTTTACAGCAGCAACTACTTCTAG
- the LOC132039030 gene encoding DEAD-box ATP-dependent RNA helicase 37-like, with product MPTSWADSVSAAENLAAARPKSSYVPPHLRNRPAPASTDPPAQASYAGAAASGPSQDQSGYGGPNVGGNRWSGPRNDFRSGYGGGGGSRGGGWNNRTGGWDRGREREANPFAEDDAEPFVEPENSGINFDAYEDIPVETSGDNVPPPVNTFVEIDLGEAVNQNIRRCKYVKPTPVQRHAIPIVLGGRDLMACAQTGSGKTAAFCFPIISGIIRGQFPRPPRPRVAYPLALILSPTRELSCQIHDEAKKFAYQTGVRVVVAYGGAPINQQLRELERGVHILVATPGRLVDLLERARVSLQMIRYLSLDEADRMLDMGFEPQIRKIVQQMDMPPPGVRQTMLFSATFPKEIQRLALDFLSNYIFLAVGRVGSSTDLIVQRVEYVQETDKRSHLMDLLHAQRANGAHGKQALTLVFVETKKGADSLEHWLCMNGFPATAIHGDRTQQEREYALRSFKSGNTPILVATDVAARGLDIPHVAHVVNFDIPNDIDDYVHRIGRTGRAGKSGLATAFFNENNSSVARSLAELMQEANQEVPAWLSRFAARSSHGGGKNRRGGNRFGGRDFRKDSSFNRGVTDYYGGANMSSSGYGAPGGYAAPYGGAGVTSAWD from the exons ATGCCAACATCGTGGGCTGATTCGGTTTCTGCAGCTGAGAATCTGGCTGCTGCTCGCCCCAAGTCATCGTATGTTCCACCACATCTTAGAAACAGGCCTGCGCCTGCTTCAACTGATCCTCCTGCACAGGCTTCCTATGCTGGGGCTGCTGCATCCGGTCCAAGTCAGGACCAAAGTGGTTATGGTGGCCCAAATGTAGGTGGAAATCGTTGGAGTGGTCCAAGGAATGATTTCCGATCTGGTTATGGTGGAGGTGGAGGAAGCCGTGGCGGTGGCTGGAATAACAGAACAGGTGGTTGGGATCGTGGGAGGGAACGGGAAGCTAACCCCTTTGCAGAAGATGATGCTGAGCCCTTTGTTGAACCAGAGAATTCTGGGATCAACTTTGATGCATACGAGGATATTCCTGTGGAGACAAGTGGGGATAATGTGCCCCCTCCTGTGAACACTTTTGTTGAGATTGATTTAGGTGAAGCTGTCAACCAAAATATCAGGAGATGCAAGTATGTTAAACCAACCCCTGTGCAACGGCATGCTATACCAATTGTACTCGGTGGTAGAGATTTGATGGCTTGTGCTCAGACTGGTTCTGGAAAAACGGCTGCTTTCTGCTTTCCCATCATAAGTGGAATCATTAGGGGCCAATTTCCAAGACCTCCACGTCCGCGTGTGGCATATCCACTGGCTCTTATTCTTTCTCCGACAAGGGAGCTCTCATGCCAA ATTCATGATGAAGCTAAGAAATTTGCATATCAGACTGGTGTCAGGGTGGTTGTTGCTTATGGTGGTGCTCCCATAAACCAACAg CTTCGAGAACTAGAGAGAGGAGTGCATATTCTTGTGGCAACTCCTGGACGGTTGGTTGATTTACTTGAGAGAGCTAGAGTCTCGTTACAGATGATAAGGTATTTGTCTCTAGATGAGGCAGATCGAATGCTTGATATGGGTTTTGAACCTCAAATAAGGAAAATTGTGCAACAAATGGACATGCCTCCACCAGGTGTAAGACAGACAATGCTATTCAGTGCCACTTTTCCCAAAGAGATTCAG AGACTGGCGTTAGATTTTCTTTCAAACTATATCTTTTTGGCTGTGGGAAGGGTCGGCTCTAGTACTGATCTGATTGTCCAAAGAGTTGAATATGTTCAGGAGACTGACAAGAGAAGCCACTTGATGGATCTCCTTCATGCGCAGAGGGCAAATGGTGCTCATGGCAAG CAAGCCCTTACCCTTGTTTTTGTCGAGACGAAAAAAGGAGCTGATTCTTTGGAGCATTGGCTTTGTATGAATGGTTTCCCTGCTACTGCTATTCATGGCGATAGAACTCAGCAG GAAAGGGAATACGCCCTGAGGTCCTTCAAAAGTGGTAATACACCAATCTTGGTTGCAACGGATGTGGCAGCACGTGGTCTTGATATACCTCATGTTGCTCATGTTGTCAACTTTGACATCCCAAATGACATTGATGATTATGTCCACCGCATTGGAAGAACAGGGCGAGCTGGAAAATCAGGTTTAGCAACAGCCTTCTTTAACGAGAACAATTCTTCAGTGGCAAGATCACTGGCTGAGCTGATGCAAGAAGCAAACCAAGAAGTACCTGCTTGGCTCTCTCGCTTTGCTGCTCGTTCTTCACATGGAGGTGGCAAGAATCGTCGTGGTGGAAATCGTTTTGGTGGGCGTGATTTCCGAAAAGATTCCTCTTTCAATCGAGGGGTGACAGACTACTATGGCGGGGCCAATATGAGCAGCAGTGGCTATGGTGCACCTGGCGGGTATGCTGCACCATATGGTGGTGCTGGTGTGACTAGTGCCTGGGACTAA
- the LOC132040290 gene encoding feruloyl CoA ortho-hydroxylase F6H1-3-like, producing the protein MPTRASVDLSNITDYVVNEGHGVKGLSEMGLQKLPKQYIQPIEERITKSTVILDDQIPVIDMSNWDIDNKLVGEKICNAAEKWGFFQIINHDISLEVLESVKEATYRFFKQPAEEKNKHSKENSSTNNVRYGTSFTPKAEKALEWKDYLSLFYVSDEDAAALWPSALREEALDFLRNSEVVIKKLLEALMKGLNVKEIDQTKESLLMGSKRINVNYYPKCPNPELTVGVGRHSDVSTLTILLQDNIGGLYVKKLDSDTWVHVPPIHGALVINIGDALQIMSNGRYKSIEHRVMANGKNNRISVPIFVNPKPSDVIGPLAEVLTSGEEPIYKQVLYSDYVKHFFRKAHDGKDTVDFAKIDN; encoded by the exons atGCCTACTAGAGCCTCAGTTGATCTTTCTAATATCACTGATTATGTAGTAAATGAAGGCCATGGAGTAAAGGGTCTTTCAGAAATGGGGCTTCAAAAACTACCTAAACAATACATTCAGCCAATAGAAGAACGAATTACAAAAAGCACTGTAATTCTTGATGATCAAATTCCAGTAATTGACATGTCCAATTGGGACATTGACAACAAATTAGTAGGTGAAAAAATATGTAATGCAGCTGAAAAATGGGGCTTTTTTCAGATTATCAACCACGATATTTCTCTTGAAGTTCTTGAATCTGTTAAGGAGGCGACATATAGGTTTTTTAAACAACCAGCGGAGGAGAAAAATAAGCATTCGAAGGAAAATTCATCGACGAATAACGTGAGATACGGAACGAGTTTTACTCCTAAAGCAGAAAAGGCTTTGGAGTGGAAAGATTATTTGAGTCTTTTTTATGTTTCTGATGAAGATGCTGCTGCTCTCTGGCCTTCTGCTCTCAG GGAGGAAGCGTTGGACTTCTTGAGAAACTCTGAAGTTGTCATCAAGAAACTATTGGAAGCACTTATGAAAGGACTAAACGTAAAAGAAATAGACCAAACTAAAGAATCACTTCTAATGGGTTCAAAGAGGATTAACGTTAACTACTACCCAAAATGCCCTAATCCTGAGTTAACCGTCGGAGTAGGTCGTCACTCTGACGTCTCAACACTAACGATTCTTCTTCAGGACAATATTGGAGGACTTTACGTGAAAAAACTGGACAGTGACACTTGGGTACACGTCCCCCCAATCCATGGAGCTTTAGTGATTAACATTGGCGATGCACTTCAAATAATGAGTAATGGACGATACAAGAGCATCGAGCAtcgtgttatggctaatggtaaAAATAATAGGATTtctgtgcctatttttgtgaaCCCTAAGCCTAGTGATGTAATCGGGCCTTTAGCAGAAGTGTTAACGAGTGGGGAGGAGCCAATTTACAAACAAGTTCTTTACTCGGATTATGTCAAGCATTTCTTTAGGAAAGCTCATGATGGGAAAGACACTGTTGATTTTGCTAAAATAGATAATTAA
- the LOC132040075 gene encoding uncharacterized protein LOC132040075: protein MAFYPKSHLLFFCLCIFFSLCLSFNPSHPNKVDVHDLLPLYNLPKGLLPNNVKSYTISPKDNSFTVQLTHPCYVQFKDQLVYYEKYIKGKMSYGKVSDVSGIQAKKVFVWVSVTGISVDEESHMIEFHVGFLSEKLPANEFEDIPTCKNKGCQDSSLASI from the coding sequence ATGGCCTTCTATCCAAAGTCACATCTCTTGTTCTTCTGTCTTTGCATTTTCTTCTCCCTTTGTCTATCCTTCAATCCTAGCCATCCAAATAAAGTTGATGTCCATGATCTCCTTCCTCTTTACAACCTTCCAAAAGGTCTTCTCCCAAACAATGTAAAATCCTACACTATTTCCCCTAAAGACAACTCTTTTACTGTCCAACTCACACACCCTTGTTATGTACAGTTCAAAGATCAACTTGTTTACTATGAAAAGTATATCAAAGGGAAAATGAGTTATGGGAAAGTCTCTGATGTGTCTGGAATACAAGCTAAGAAGGTGTTTGTATGGGTATCTGTAACAGGGATTAGTGTTGATGAAGAGTCTCATATGATTGAGTTCCATGTTGGGTTTTTGTCTGAGAAGTTGCCAGCTaatgaatttgaggatattcCCACTTGTAAGAATAAGGGGTGCCAAGATTCTTCCCTTGCTTCAATATGA